Sequence from the Gloeocapsopsis sp. IPPAS B-1203 genome:
ATTATAAACATATGAACACCCATGACGACTTGTCGACACACAGGGGCATGATTATATTAGGAGAGTCTTTTGCATCATTTCAAACTATAAAAGTAATAGCCATGAAAGAGCCTACAGTAACTTTCGAACAAATCATTGAAAGAGCTTGTGGTATAGATGTACACAAGAGTCTTGTTGTTTGCACCATTAATGGGACGGGAATAAAGGAAGAAACACGTTCCTTTAACGGGTTCACAGAATCTCTCGTTGAACTTCGAGATTGGTTAAAAGAAAATGGAGTAACTCATGTGGCGATGGAAAGTACTGGAGTTTACTGGAAGCCTGTGTTCAACATTTTTGAAGAAGACTTTGAAATAATCCTTGTTAATGCACGTCATATCAAGAATGTTCCAGGCCATAAGACAGACAAAAAGGATAGTAAGTGGATAGCCAAATTGTTGCTATGTGGATTACTGAAAGGAAGTTTCATTCCTCCAAAGCCTATTCGCGAGTTGCGTGATCTTACTCGATATAAACGCAAGATCATAGGACACATTACTTCGGAGAAAAACCGGATTCAAAAGATACTAGAAGATGCCAACATCAAGCTATCTAGCGTAGTGAGCGATATGAGTGGGGCTGTGGCTACACGGATCATTGATGCACTTATAGGAGGCGAAGAGAATGTGAGTGAGTTGGTGAAATTTCGTCATGGAAAGATGCATTGTACAGAAGATGAATTAGCTGCTTCTCTTAGAGGAAAGCTAACTAATCATCACCGTTTCATGCTTCAAACCATCAAGGAATCCATTGGAGAGAAAGAAAGACTCCTTGAAAAACTTGACGCCCAAATAGAAAAGATGCTTAAAGAAAGTGAATTGGAACTAGATGCTAAATTGCTACAGACCATTCCTGGCGTAGGAAAAGAAGGAGCAGCCTACATATTGGCAGAAATAGGCAATGATATGAGTCAGTTTCCAAATGAGCAGCATCTAACATCGTGGGCAGGAATGAGCCCCGGATGCAATGAGTCGGGAGGCAAAAAAAAAAGTAGTCGAACCACGCATGGGAACATACATTTAAAAACACTGCTCACTCAATTTGCCTGGGCAGCGACAAGAACGAAAAACACATATCTGAGAAGTAAGTATGATAGTCTCGTAGGAAGAAGAGGTAAAAAAAGAGCGCTAGTTGCAATAGGACGTAAGATCCTCATAGCGGCCTACTTCATCTTAAGGGATCAAACTCCATACAAAGAACTCGGA
This genomic interval carries:
- a CDS encoding IS110 family transposase — encoded protein: YKHMNTHDDLSTHRGMIILGESFASFQTIKVIAMKEPTVTFEQIIERACGIDVHKSLVVCTINGTGIKEETRSFNGFTESLVELRDWLKENGVTHVAMESTGVYWKPVFNIFEEDFEIILVNARHIKNVPGHKTDKKDSKWIAKLLLCGLLKGSFIPPKPIRELRDLTRYKRKIIGHITSEKNRIQKILEDANIKLSSVVSDMSGAVATRIIDALIGGEENVSELVKFRHGKMHCTEDELAASLRGKLTNHHRFMLQTIKESIGEKERLLEKLDAQIEKMLKESELELDAKLLQTIPGVGKEGAAYILAEIGNDMSQFPNEQHLTSWAGMSPGCNESGGKKKSSRTTHGNIHLKTLLTQFAWAATRTKNTYLRSKYDSLVGRRGKKRALVAIGRKILIAAYFILRDQTPYKELGGGFLDNRKKDKQVQRYLIKLRELGINVHIEKAA